The genomic region TCCTCAATGGTAAAAATTGGTGACGGCAATCGTATCCGCGAGTACGTCACCATCAACCGCGCCACTCGTACCGGAGAAGCCACGATTATAGGTAACAATAACTTATTAATGGCTTATGCTCATGTAGGTCATAACTGTATCATTGAAGACTCTGTGACGATCGCCAATGGCGTAGCTCTAGCCGGACACATCCACATCGAATCGCGTGCCACCATCAGCGGAGTTTTGGGCGTACATCAATTCGTGCATATCGGCAGACTAGCCATGGTGGGTGGTATGAGTCGTATCGCTAGAGACGTGCCACCCTATATGTTAGTAGAAGGCAATCCCGCACGAGTGCGATCGCTCAACATTGTCGGAATTAGACGCGCCGGTATTGCCCAAGCAGAACAAGGGCAAGTCTATCGTTCCTTGAAAAAAGCTTTTCGCATTCTTTATCGTTCCGATCTCACTCTCAGTCAAGCTTTGGAACAATTAGAGCTAATTGCAGATAACGAACACGTACAGCATCTGTTGCAATTTCTGCGGATGTCCCAGGTGAAACCCAGACGCGGTTCCATTCCTGGGCGACAATTGCCTAACAATGACGAGGAAATATGTTAGGCAAAGTCAAAAGTCAAAAGTCAAAAGTCAAAACGTAATTAATAACAACCAACAGCTAACAACTTATCAAATGACAAATGACGAATGACAAATGACAAATGACTACAGAATTTTCATTAG from Chroococcidiopsis sp. SAG 2025 harbors:
- the lpxA gene encoding acyl-ACP--UDP-N-acetylglucosamine O-acyltransferase, which gives rise to MKTLIHHTAAIHPGAELHPTVEVGPYAVIGREVKVGPETTIGAHVVLEGPTDIGARNQIFPGAAIGLEPQDLKYDGGSSMVKIGDGNRIREYVTINRATRTGEATIIGNNNLLMAYAHVGHNCIIEDSVTIANGVALAGHIHIESRATISGVLGVHQFVHIGRLAMVGGMSRIARDVPPYMLVEGNPARVRSLNIVGIRRAGIAQAEQGQVYRSLKKAFRILYRSDLTLSQALEQLELIADNEHVQHLLQFLRMSQVKPRRGSIPGRQLPNNDEEIC